In the Chryseobacterium sp. MYb264 genome, one interval contains:
- a CDS encoding T9SS type A sorting domain-containing protein: MKSIVSIFWVLIMGMMNAQSPGGVGGVSVWYKTNSGHSPALTYPDYSGNKHQIQALASANKPSYSLLNYNECLEFDGADDYLKFPYVIETADKINFFTAYQNKNAHSESALFTTEATDEKELFYGTKNIFRYNNEQINYISTHVIDTLASFSLYSKFGMPSGRITEVIGNTGLSSLLIGKDSGTHQWQNFKGKLPEFFIYKKMLTLNERNRVNSYLAIKYAVTMPYTEYISSKNKTIWRHEDFSEYPSNIAGIGRDDYSALYQKQATSSSEQKRLIIAAKKLAVDNKSNDAQLPEHTFLVWGDNKKPLELDQETFGYRLLKRKWKTRLTTESAHTVSTEVVFSVKDLSITIPSDKKLWLLIDRTGKGDFSASHIDAYPMEGIDNHENVYFKDIVFDKDLSGTDVFSFAVGDPILSLYDIRQPSCVNTKGMLQLNIKGGKAPFTVHLTGSGANQNFTAQTSQISFPNLAIGNYHLQILDSQNHTSNYDFNINDFNTISLDLGEDVILSSGNSAHFNAGTHITDPKATYKWTSDNGFVSSSSKISVDQPGEYTVVVTTSDGCVKKDSVRVMRKKEKGIVIYPNPVSKEDPFTIRIISDKKENIDIKIHDGSGRLVKTIQDKGNDHYEIKETLSVEGVYLIIVKTTSEIKVFKLIVKG, encoded by the coding sequence ATGAAAAGCATTGTCTCAATTTTTTGGGTATTGATCATGGGGATGATGAATGCCCAATCTCCGGGTGGAGTAGGTGGAGTGAGTGTTTGGTATAAAACAAACTCAGGACATTCTCCTGCTTTAACCTATCCGGATTATAGTGGGAATAAGCATCAGATTCAGGCTTTGGCTTCTGCCAATAAACCTTCCTATTCCTTACTCAATTATAATGAATGTCTTGAGTTTGACGGAGCTGATGATTATCTGAAATTTCCGTATGTCATTGAAACGGCGGATAAAATAAATTTTTTTACCGCCTATCAGAATAAAAATGCACATTCAGAGAGTGCGCTATTTACCACTGAAGCGACGGATGAAAAAGAATTGTTTTACGGAACAAAAAATATATTTCGATATAACAATGAGCAGATTAATTATATTAGTACCCATGTCATTGATACTTTAGCTTCATTCAGTTTATATTCCAAATTCGGGATGCCTTCGGGACGTATTACCGAGGTTATTGGAAATACGGGGCTTTCGTCTCTGCTTATCGGAAAGGACTCCGGAACTCATCAATGGCAGAATTTTAAAGGAAAATTACCGGAATTTTTTATTTATAAGAAAATGCTGACCCTTAACGAGAGGAATAGGGTCAATTCTTATCTGGCGATCAAATATGCTGTGACCATGCCGTACACAGAATATATAAGCTCGAAAAATAAAACGATCTGGAGGCATGAGGATTTTTCCGAGTATCCGAGCAATATTGCGGGGATTGGCAGAGATGATTATTCTGCTCTTTATCAGAAGCAGGCCACAAGCTCGTCGGAACAAAAAAGGCTGATCATTGCCGCCAAAAAGCTTGCTGTAGATAACAAATCTAATGATGCGCAGCTTCCTGAGCATACTTTTTTGGTTTGGGGTGATAATAAAAAACCGTTAGAGCTGGATCAGGAAACGTTTGGTTACAGACTGTTAAAAAGAAAATGGAAAACAAGGCTGACGACAGAAAGCGCCCATACGGTTTCGACAGAGGTCGTTTTTTCGGTTAAGGATTTATCGATAACCATTCCGTCAGATAAAAAGCTATGGCTTCTTATCGACAGAACGGGGAAGGGAGATTTCAGTGCTTCCCATATTGATGCTTATCCGATGGAAGGTATTGATAATCATGAGAATGTCTATTTCAAAGATATCGTTTTTGATAAAGATCTTTCGGGGACGGATGTCTTCTCATTTGCGGTAGGAGATCCTATTTTATCACTTTATGATATAAGGCAGCCCAGCTGTGTGAATACGAAAGGGATGCTTCAGCTGAATATTAAAGGAGGAAAGGCTCCTTTTACGGTGCATCTTACAGGTTCCGGAGCGAATCAAAATTTTACAGCTCAGACTTCGCAGATATCTTTTCCCAATTTGGCTATCGGAAATTATCATTTACAAATTCTGGATTCACAGAATCATACGAGTAATTATGATTTTAATATTAATGATTTTAATACCATTAGCCTGGATCTTGGAGAGGATGTGATCCTCTCATCAGGAAATTCGGCTCATTTTAATGCAGGAACTCATATTACAGATCCGAAAGCCACTTATAAATGGACCTCTGATAATGGTTTTGTGAGCAGCTCATCAAAAATTTCCGTAGATCAGCCCGGTGAATATACCGTTGTTGTTACGACGTCCGACGGATGTGTGAAAAAGGATTCCGTAAGGGTGATGAGGAAGAAGGAAAAAGGAATTGTCATTTATCCAAATCCTGTTTCTAAAGAAGATCCTTTTACCATAAGAATCATTTCAGACAAAAAAGAAAATATAGACATCAAAATACATGATGGCTCGGGAAGACTCGTAAAAACGATTCAGGATAAAGGAAATGATCATTATGAAATAAAAGAAACCCTTTCTGTGGAAGGTGTGTATTTGATTATCGTAAAAACAACTTCGGAAATAAAAGTCTTTAAACTGATTGTAAAAGGTTAA